In Homo sapiens chromosome 11, GRCh38.p14 Primary Assembly, one DNA window encodes the following:
- the CTTN gene encoding src substrate cortactin isoform X3, translating into MWKASAGHAVSIAQDDAGADDWETDPDFVNDVSEKEQRWGAKTVQGSGHQEHINIHKLRENVFQEHQTLKEKELETGPKASHGYGGKFGVEQDRMDKSAVGHEYQSKLSKHCSQVDSVRGFGGKFGVQMDRVDQSAVGFEYQGKTEKHASQKDYSSGFGGKYGVQADRVDKSAVGFDYQGKTEKHESQRDYSKGFGGKYGIDKDKVDKSAVGFEYQGKTEKHESQKDYVKGFGGKFGVQTDRQDKCALGWDHQEKLQLHESQKAREQTAIEPLFSAQ; encoded by the exons ATGTGGAAAGCTTCAGCAGGCCACGCTGTGTCCATCGCCCAGGATGACGCGGGGGCCGATGACTGGGAGACCGACCCTGATTTTGTG AATGATGTGAGTGAGAAGGAGCAAAGATGGGGTGCCAAGACGGTGCAGGGCTCCGGGCACCAGGAGCATATCAA CATACACAAGCTGAGGGAGAATGTCTTTCAAGAGCATCAGACCCTTAAGGAGAAGGAACTTGAAACAGGACCAAAAGCTTCCCATGGCTATGGAGGGAAATTTGGTGTGGAACAAGACCGAATGGATAAG TCAGCTGTCGGCCACGAATATCAGTCGAAACTTTCCAAGCACTGCTCGCAGGTGGACTCGGTCCGTGGCTTCGGAGGCAAGTTTGGTGTCCAGATGGACAGAGTTGATCAG TCTGCTGTAGGCTTTGAATACCAGGGGAAGACTGAGAAGCATGCCTCCCAGAAAG ACTACTCCAGTGGTTTTGGCGGCAAGTATGGCGTGCAGGCCGACCGAGTAGACAAGAGCGCGGTGGGCTTCGACTACCAGGGCAAGACGGAGAAGCACGAGTCACAGAGAG attacTCCAAAGGTTTCGGCGGCAAATACGGTATCGACAAGGACAAAGTGGATAAGAGCGCCGTTGGCTTTGAGTATCAAGGCAAAACGGAGAAGCACGAGTCCCAGAAAG ACTATGTGAAAGGGTTTGGAGGAAAATTTGGTgtgcagacagacagacaagacAAATGTGCCCTTGGCTGGGATCACCAGGAGAAATTGCAGCTGCATGAATCCCAAAAAG caAGAGAACAAACTGCGATTGAGCCTCTTTTTAGCGCTCAGTAG
- the CTTN gene encoding src substrate cortactin isoform X2: protein MWKASAGHAVSIAQDDAGADDWETDPDFVNDVSEKEQRWGAKTVQGSGHQEHINIHKLRENVFQEHQTLKEKELETGPKASHGYGGKFGVEQDRMDKSAVGHEYQSKLSKHCSQVDSVRGFGGKFGVQMDRVDQSAVGFEYQGKTEKHASQKDYSSGFGGKYGVQADRVDKSAVGFDYQGKTEKHESQRDYSKGFGGKYGIDKDKVDKSAVGFEYQGKTEKHESQKDYVKGFGGKFGVQTDRQDKCALGWDHQEKLQLHESQKDYKTGFGGKFGVQSERQDSAAVGFDYKEKLAKHESQQDYSKGFGGKYGVQKDRMDKNASTFEDVTQVSSAYQKTVPVEAVTSFWEQLGPAQLPEPLGRSCDRRKTS from the exons ATGTGGAAAGCTTCAGCAGGCCACGCTGTGTCCATCGCCCAGGATGACGCGGGGGCCGATGACTGGGAGACCGACCCTGATTTTGTG AATGATGTGAGTGAGAAGGAGCAAAGATGGGGTGCCAAGACGGTGCAGGGCTCCGGGCACCAGGAGCATATCAA CATACACAAGCTGAGGGAGAATGTCTTTCAAGAGCATCAGACCCTTAAGGAGAAGGAACTTGAAACAGGACCAAAAGCTTCCCATGGCTATGGAGGGAAATTTGGTGTGGAACAAGACCGAATGGATAAG TCAGCTGTCGGCCACGAATATCAGTCGAAACTTTCCAAGCACTGCTCGCAGGTGGACTCGGTCCGTGGCTTCGGAGGCAAGTTTGGTGTCCAGATGGACAGAGTTGATCAG TCTGCTGTAGGCTTTGAATACCAGGGGAAGACTGAGAAGCATGCCTCCCAGAAAG ACTACTCCAGTGGTTTTGGCGGCAAGTATGGCGTGCAGGCCGACCGAGTAGACAAGAGCGCGGTGGGCTTCGACTACCAGGGCAAGACGGAGAAGCACGAGTCACAGAGAG attacTCCAAAGGTTTCGGCGGCAAATACGGTATCGACAAGGACAAAGTGGATAAGAGCGCCGTTGGCTTTGAGTATCAAGGCAAAACGGAGAAGCACGAGTCCCAGAAAG ACTATGTGAAAGGGTTTGGAGGAAAATTTGGTgtgcagacagacagacaagacAAATGTGCCCTTGGCTGGGATCACCAGGAGAAATTGCAGCTGCATGAATCCCAAAAAG ATTATAAGACTGGTTTTGGAGGCAAATTCGGTGTTCAGTCGGAGAGGCAGGACTCCGCTGCTGTGGGGTTTGATTACAAGGAGAAGCTGGCCAAGCACGAGTCCCAGCAAG ACTACTCCAAAGGATTCGGCGGGAAGTATGGGGTGCAGAAGGATCGGATGGATAAG AATGCGTCAACCTTTGAGGATGTCACCCAGGTGTCCTCTGCCTACCAGAAGACAGTACCTGTCGAAGCTG TGACCAGCTTCTGGGAGCAGCTGGGGCCTGCCCAACTCCCTGAGCCGCTCGGTCGCAGCTGTGACAGGAGGAAGACATCATGA